DNA sequence from the Thermococcus gammatolerans EJ3 genome:
AGTCCTTCTTTGATAAGCTAAAGGAGATAGATGATAATGTCAGGATTATTTATGTTCCGAGAGATTATAAAACGAAGAATAATACGAAATATAAGGCGAGGGCTTTAAACTATGCATTAGACGTTAGAAGAGAAGAAGGTTATATTTCAGATAAAACTTGGATTTATTTAATGGACGAAGAGAGCATCGTCGGAGAGGATACTATACTCGGGATAATAGATTTCATCGAAAACGAAGCCAAAAAAGGCAAACTAATAGGGCAAGGCTTAATAGTCTACTCAAACTTCTGGGGCAAAAACCTCCTAACAAGCTTAGAAGACAGCCTAAGAGCAGGAGACGATATAACAAGATATAAAATACAAGCAAGGTACGGAAAAGTTATCGTTGGAATACATGGTTCTCATCTCCTATATAGATCTGATTTAGAAGATATAATCGGATGGGACTTTGGCGAAGTAAGGGCAGAAGATGCATACTTTGGATTACTCATAAACAAATACTTTAATAAAGCATGGGGTTGGCTAAAAGGAAAACTATATGAGCAAAGTCCTTATTCGATAAAAGACTTTTTAAAACAAAGACGGAGATGGTTATGGGGAAAACTCGATATTTTACTTAAAAATAAAACGGTAGGAGTAAAATACAAGCTAATTCAGGCTATACACCTAATTTCATGGTTATCATCGCTACCTTCAATCATTATAACATATATAAATATTGCATATCCTACTCCGGTCCATCATAAGATAACCTCTGTTGCCTTTGGATATTCTATAGCAACATTATCTTACTTATACTGGGAAGGCTCAAAATTAAATCTAGAACCAAGCAATGCGAGTTCACGTTTAAAAAGAGTGCTAAATATATTAGCTATTCCGATAATAGCCCCACTAGAAGGCTTATCTGCGTGGTATGGCTTGTTAACTTACAGAGAAAGTAAGAAAAAAGGATTTGAGGTTATTAGGAAATAGGGAACCTCTCTGAGATTTCGCCACAAGTAGAATATGATATTTGCACATACGAATTAACTTGTAAAACAGAAGATGTAATGGTGCTTCCATCAAACTTTAGAGAGTATTCAACATATTTTCCAGGATCTAAATAAGATATAGGACTTCCGCTATCATCCACTGGATTCGTCAAGGCACATGGTAATTTAGAAGGTATATTAGTTACAGTCGTTGTTACGTTATCATCGTCATCGTAGTATATGCACTTATATGTAGCTCCTGTAGATGTATATAAAATAGCTGTTACCTTAGTTAAATCGATTCTATCGTTACCACTATTCATAAAATCCGAGGGTTATCTGATTATTGCCACTATCTAAGTTCGCTTTAATTTAATAATATTTACAGAAGCAGCACCGAGACAGCTTGTTTTCTGTTGAACGTATTGTCTTCCCCACCCAATGATCATGGCTCCGATTGAAACTGTTAAGGTGATTAGCAATATCGATGCGATCAATGGTGATACGGGCTTCATTATATTTTTAACTACACGCCCTTATTTAAAGGTTTTAAATCACTACAAATCTTAGAGAACTTTTAAAAGATTAAGGACATGAAACTTCAATGGAAAAATTGGGACTCTCCGTTTATCAAGGAAGAGATTGGAGAAAACTAGTCAAACTTTTGCTATTTCTCCAAAACCTTCACTTTCAGTCTGTATTCTTGGAAGCGCTCAAAATCGCTATGGTGGATAAAAAAGGTTCTATATGAATACCTCAACCGGAGCACGGGACCCCCTCGTTCATCCACTCCTCAACTTCTTTCAGCGTTTTTCTGAGTTTCTCAACTTCTTCCTCGGTCATACTTCCGAACGCAATCATCAGAACGTCAATGTTACCTTTCTTCTCCTTCTTCCGCTTGGAAGTGCGTTTCTCATCCTCTGTCATGTCAAAAATTGATCTCTCGCTTACTTAACGTTTCCCCTCATTCAAAAACCCCAGCCTCCACACCACCCAGGGCTGGGCAACGATTATGGTTAGAAGTAGGGGAACCGTCAGTTTTCAACTTTTCTTGGCGCGTGGAAGTTAACTAACCCTTTCGAAACCCTTATAACTTATGCCTCCGTAAGTTACTTACGGTGGCGTAAGTGCTGTTCGACCTCAGACCGAAGGAGAGGAGAGAGGATATTTTCGACAGGGAAAAGGAGTTCAAGGACCTTGAGAAAAGCGTTGAGAAATATCCGCTGACTCTTCTTCTCGGAATAAGGCGAGTGGGCAAGAGCTCGATACTCAGGGCTTACCTCAACGAGAACCCCGGGATTCTGATAGACTGCAGGGAGCTCTACGCCGAGAGCGGGCACATAACGAAAGATGACCTCATAAGGGAAATTCAATCGAAGCGGGGGCTACTCCAGAGAACCCTAACCAAGTTCAAAATAAAGCTGAACCTCTGGTTTCTTGAGATAGAACCGGAGGAGGCCTCGCTGAGGGAGGTCTTCAGGGAGCTGAACGAGCTCGGTGAAAAAACCGGGAGGTTCATAATAGCCTTTGATGAAGCCCAATACCTGCGCTTCTACGGCTCACGGGGCGGGAAGGAGCTTTTAGCTTTGTTTGCCCACGCCTACGACAGTCTGCCGAACCTCAGGATTATCCTGACCGGCTCGGAAGTCGGCCTGCTCCACGACTTTTTAGGAGTAGACAACTACGAGAGCCCTCTTTACGGCAGGGTCGGGGGCGAAATCTACGTCAGGCCCTTCGACGAAAAAACCTCAAAGGAGTTCCTGAGAACAGGCTTTAGAGAAGCCGGCCTTGATGTGTCCGAGGACACCATAGACCGCGCCGTAGCACTCCTTGATGGAATCCCTGGCTGGCTCGTCCTCTTCGGCGTGAAATACCTTGAAGCGAGAGACTTCGAAAAGGCGATGGAAGCAACGCTCAACGTTGCAAAGGGCCTGCTGTTCGGCGAGCT
Encoded proteins:
- a CDS encoding glycosyltransferase family 2 protein, with the translated sequence MYDKIVAYFGKFLNSLDCILQSHEKEFWRDYTLEKHNQLNYSKLEYSLFLTIGILGSLILNSLSGNHTDSLSTLDKILVNAKYIWLAYSPIAALSSYGLLRYNAKDDFQLERKVQSEDYKVTFQITTRGFNKDAVRRGVKSVAYWAPKYLRDYEIWVVTEDDVDKSFFDKLKEIDDNVRIIYVPRDYKTKNNTKYKARALNYALDVRREEGYISDKTWIYLMDEESIVGEDTILGIIDFIENEAKKGKLIGQGLIVYSNFWGKNLLTSLEDSLRAGDDITRYKIQARYGKVIVGIHGSHLLYRSDLEDIIGWDFGEVRAEDAYFGLLINKYFNKAWGWLKGKLYEQSPYSIKDFLKQRRRWLWGKLDILLKNKTVGVKYKLIQAIHLISWLSSLPSIIITYINIAYPTPVHHKITSVAFGYSIATLSYLYWEGSKLNLEPSNASSRLKRVLNILAIPIIAPLEGLSAWYGLLTYRESKKKGFEVIRK
- a CDS encoding antitoxin VapB family protein — its product is MTEDEKRTSKRKKEKKGNIDVLMIAFGSMTEEEVEKLRKTLKEVEEWMNEGVPCSG
- a CDS encoding AAA family ATPase; the protein is MLFDLRPKERREDIFDREKEFKDLEKSVEKYPLTLLLGIRRVGKSSILRAYLNENPGILIDCRELYAESGHITKDDLIREIQSKRGLLQRTLTKFKIKLNLWFLEIEPEEASLREVFRELNELGEKTGRFIIAFDEAQYLRFYGSRGGKELLALFAHAYDSLPNLRIILTGSEVGLLHDFLGVDNYESPLYGRVGGEIYVRPFDEKTSKEFLRTGFREAGLDVSEDTIDRAVALLDGIPGWLVLFGVKYLEARDFEKAMEATLNVAKGLLFGELGELERRSRRYTGILRAIALGYNRWSLIRDYLAVKGMKTPEPRLYELLKNLKKMGWIEEVNEEYRLVDPIIRLVLRGL